Proteins from a genomic interval of Amycolatopsis sp. cg13:
- a CDS encoding phosphocholine-specific phospholipase C yields MSSVSRRRFMQLAAATAAGTALPASIARAASVPAAVRTGTLADVEHVVVLMQENRSFDHYFGTLNGVRGFGDPRPVSLPSGKSVWNQADASGAETLPFRPAEDNLGLTFIEDLNHDWNGTHTAWSTGRWDKWIPAKTRTTMAYLTRKDIPFHYALADAFTICDGYHCSMLSSTDPNRYYMYTGWTGNDGSGNGPVLGNEESGYGWTSFPEILEKAGVSWKIYQDVGNGLDKEHKWGWTDDAYIGNYGDNSLLYLTQYQKSTPGSPLYDNARTGTHAAAGDGFFDHLTADVKANRLPQVSWIVAPEAYCEHPAWPANYGAWYVSRVLDALTSNPDVWSKTVLLITYDENDGFFDHVVPPYPPRDANWGKSTASVAGEWYEGGAAASYLTGMPYGLGPRVPLLAVSPWSTGGWVCSQTFDHTSLIQFVEKRFGVHNPNISPWRRAVCGDLTSAFDFTGANSGVPSLPGTGDYQPPADHSTPPTYHPVPPSNGSLPKQEPGTRKARALPYDLAADTEARNGRMYFTFTNFGDAGAGFHVTSKMRSDGPWPYTVEGHKSVSDSWHLPSGAGDWYQYSVFGPNGWLREQAGTIGGLGPEVTARHDAGYVTVTFTNPSSRTVTFTGVDAYAPTEAYRYTLAPGTSRAVPKWGVANGWYDITVKADHDGQYVRRFAGHAETGQASTSDPAIATD; encoded by the coding sequence ATGTCATCGGTCAGCCGTCGCAGATTCATGCAACTCGCCGCGGCCACCGCCGCGGGCACGGCGTTGCCCGCGAGCATCGCGCGGGCGGCTTCGGTGCCGGCCGCCGTGCGCACCGGCACGCTCGCGGACGTCGAGCACGTTGTCGTGCTGATGCAGGAAAACCGGTCGTTCGACCACTATTTCGGGACCCTCAACGGCGTCCGCGGCTTCGGCGACCCGCGCCCGGTTTCGCTGCCGAGCGGGAAATCCGTGTGGAACCAGGCCGACGCGAGCGGCGCCGAAACGCTGCCGTTCCGGCCCGCCGAGGACAATCTCGGCCTCACCTTCATCGAGGACCTCAACCACGACTGGAACGGCACGCACACCGCCTGGAGCACAGGGCGCTGGGACAAGTGGATCCCGGCGAAAACCCGCACCACGATGGCGTATCTGACGCGCAAGGACATCCCGTTCCACTACGCGCTCGCCGACGCGTTCACCATTTGCGACGGATACCACTGCTCGATGCTGTCCTCGACCGACCCGAACCGGTACTACATGTACACCGGCTGGACCGGAAATGACGGTTCCGGCAACGGACCGGTGCTGGGCAATGAAGAATCCGGCTACGGCTGGACCAGTTTCCCGGAAATCCTGGAAAAGGCCGGGGTTTCGTGGAAGATCTACCAGGACGTCGGCAACGGTCTCGACAAGGAGCACAAGTGGGGCTGGACCGATGACGCGTACATCGGCAATTACGGCGACAACTCGCTGCTTTACCTGACGCAGTACCAGAAATCGACCCCGGGCAGTCCGCTCTACGACAACGCGCGCACCGGCACCCACGCCGCCGCGGGCGACGGTTTCTTCGACCACCTCACCGCGGACGTCAAAGCGAACCGCTTGCCGCAGGTTTCCTGGATCGTAGCGCCGGAAGCGTACTGCGAACATCCGGCGTGGCCGGCCAATTACGGCGCCTGGTATGTCTCTCGTGTACTCGACGCGCTCACGTCGAATCCGGACGTGTGGAGCAAAACCGTCCTGCTGATCACTTACGACGAGAACGACGGTTTCTTCGACCACGTCGTCCCGCCGTATCCGCCGCGCGACGCGAACTGGGGCAAATCGACGGCGAGCGTCGCCGGAGAATGGTACGAAGGCGGCGCGGCCGCGTCGTATCTGACCGGAATGCCTTACGGACTCGGCCCGCGCGTGCCGCTGCTGGCCGTCTCGCCGTGGAGCACCGGCGGCTGGGTCTGCTCGCAAACCTTCGACCACACGTCGCTGATCCAGTTCGTCGAAAAGCGATTCGGCGTGCACAACCCGAATATTTCGCCGTGGCGTCGTGCGGTGTGCGGGGACCTCACGTCGGCGTTCGACTTCACCGGAGCCAACAGCGGCGTCCCGTCCCTGCCCGGCACCGGCGACTACCAACCGCCCGCCGACCACAGCACCCCGCCGACCTACCACCCGGTGCCGCCCTCGAACGGCTCGCTCCCGAAGCAGGAACCCGGCACCCGCAAGGCCCGCGCGCTGCCGTACGACCTGGCCGCGGACACCGAGGCCCGCAACGGCCGGATGTACTTCACCTTCACCAACTTCGGCGACGCCGGAGCCGGGTTCCACGTGACGTCGAAAATGCGTTCCGACGGGCCGTGGCCGTACACCGTGGAGGGCCACAAGTCGGTCAGCGACAGCTGGCACCTGCCGAGCGGCGCGGGAGATTGGTACCAGTACTCGGTTTTCGGCCCGAACGGCTGGCTCCGCGAACAAGCCGGAACCATCGGCGGCTTGGGACCGGAGGTGACTGCGCGGCACGACGCTGGCTATGTGACGGTCACGTTCACGAACCCGAGCAGCCGAACAGTCACCTTCACCGGCGTTGACGCTTACGCGCCCACCGAGGCTTACCGGTACACGCTCGCCCCGGGCACTTCGCGAGCGGTGCCGAAGTGGGGCGTCGCGAACGGCTGGTACGACATCACAGTCAAGGCAGATCACGACGGCCAATACGTCCGCCGTTTCGCGGGCCACGCGGAGACCGGCCAAGCCTCGACCAGCGACCCGGCCATCGCCACCGACTGA